One window from the genome of Saimiri boliviensis isolate mSaiBol1 chromosome 2, mSaiBol1.pri, whole genome shotgun sequence encodes:
- the PABIR1 gene encoding PPP2R1A-PPP2R2A-interacting phosphatase regulator 1, whose amino-acid sequence MRRGESPLTDSRWRRWRRRPWTAGNGNPRSLTEHLPRLPAPDMAQEKMELDLELPPGTGGSPAEGGGSGGGGGLRRSNSAPLIHGLSDTSPVFQAEAPSARRNSTTFPSRHGLLLPASPVRMHSSRLHQIKQEEGMDLINRETVHEREVQTAMQISHSWEESFSLSDNDVEKSASPKRIDFIPVSPAPSPTRGIGKQCFSPSLQSFVSSNGLPPSPIPSPTTRFTTRRSQSPINCIRPSVLGPLKRKCEMETEYQPKRFFQGITNMLSSDVAQLSDPGVCVSSDTLDGNSSSAGSSCNSPAKVSTTTDSPVSPAQAASPFIPLDELSSK is encoded by the coding sequence ATGCGCAGAGGGGAGAGCCCGCTGACAGATTCTCggtggcggcggtggcggcggcgtcCCTGGACTGCGGGGAATGGGAATCCTAGGTCCCTGACTGAGCACCTCCCCCGCCTCCCTGCCCCCGACATGGCTCAGGAGAAGATGGAGCTAGACCTGGAGCTGCCTCCGGGTACGGGCGGGAGCCCGGCGGagggcggcggcagcggcggcggcgggggcctCAGGAGGTCTAACAGCGCCCCCCTCATCCACGGCCTCAGTGACACTTCGCCGGTGTTCCAGGCCGAGGCGCCGAGCGCCAGGCGGAACAGCACAACGTTCCCGAGCCGCCACGGCCTGCTGCTACCGGCCTCCCCTGTCCGCATGCACAGCAGCCGCTTGCACCAGATCAAACAAGAAGAAGGCATGGACTTGATTAACCGAGAGACGGTCCACGAGCGGGAGGTGCAGACCGCAATGCAGATAAGCCACTCCTGGGAGGAAAgtttcagcctgagtgacaacgACGTGGAGAAATCCGCCTCCCCCAAGCGCATCGATTTCATTCCTGTGTCACCAGCACCGTCACCCACTCGGGGAATTGGGAAGCAGTGTTTTTCGCCATCCTTGCAAAGTTTTGTAAGTAGCAACGGATTGCCTCCAAGCCCTATTCCCAGCCCAACGACCCGATTTACCACCCGGAGAAGCCAGAGCCCTATCAATTGCATTAGACCAAGTGTTCTTGGAccattgaaaagaaaatgtgaaatggaAACTGAATATCAGCCAAAGAGATTTTTCCAGGGCATCACCAACATGCTTTCTTCTGACGTTGCACAGCTTTCAGATCctggtgtgtgtgtatcttcGGATACCCTTGATGGAAACAGCAGCAGTGCCGGATCTTCTTGTAACTCACCAGCGAAAGTCAGCACTACCACCGACTCTCCTGTGTCACCTGCCCAAGCGGCTTCTCCATTTATTCCACTAGATGAACTTTCGTCTAAGTGA